The region GTCGAGAACGAAGGCCTGGACACGTCCTTGCCGCTGCACGCCTTGAAGCCGGGCGAGAGCTACCGCCTGGGCTTCTTCCTGGTCGGCGCGTATCAGGAAATTCTCGGCGACATCCACAACCTGTTCGGCGACACCGACGCGGTCGAAGTGCGCGTGGACGGCGACGGCTATCGCCTTGCGCAGCAGCGCCGCGGCGACACCACCGACGTCATGCTCGATTATGTCGGCTACAAGCTGGCCGACCTGCGCGAGGCGTATCGCAGCAAGGTCGCCGCCGCCAACCTGCCGGCCGATGAGGCGCGCCGTCTCGACGAGGCGTTGGAAACCGGCTTGACCGGCTACACCTATCTCGACGACTCGCCGGTGGCCTGAGCGATGACGATGAACCGCTATCTGGTTATGGCCATGCGCCTGCCGCAGTTCGACACGGACCAGATCGGCCCGCATCGGGACTTCCTCGACGAACTACGCGGGCAAGGCCGGCTGGAACTGGCCGGCGGGTTCGGCGACAAGAGCGGCGGCGCTTACGTGCTGCGCGCGTCGGATCTCGACGAAGCCCGGGTGATGGCGTTTCGCGATCCGCTGCACCTGAGCGGCTCGTCGCGCATCGACGTCTACGAATGGCAGGCCTGAGCCCGGGCTGAGCGCGCCGAGTTCAGCGGCGCAAGCCGGTTTCACCGCGCGCGGCTCGGCGCGTTCAGGCAGCAGGGGAGCCTGTAGACCCAGACTGGGGCGCAGCGACGTCGTCCGGCAACGCCGGTCGCACGACGGCCGGGCGGGATCGCGGTACTGTCCACAGCCGGTCGGGCGGTCCGCCGACGGCGCGGCATCATGGTTCTTTGAAATATTTAACGCCCGCATGGGCAGAAGGTCGAAATGAAAGTAGGGGTAATCGGTCTGGGAGCCATGGGCGCGCCGATGGCGCGTTACGTGCACAGCAAGGGCGTGCTGACCGCGGTCGGCAACCGGACGCAGGCCAAGGCCGATGCGATGGCATCGGAGCTGGACGTGCGCGCGGCCCGCTCGGCGGCCAACTTCGCCGATTGCGATCTGGTCGTGCTGTGTGTCTCGCTCGACGCCGACGTGCTGGAGAACGTCGCGGCCCTGGCCGAAGTGCTCAAGCCCGGCGCGATCGTGGTCGACCATTCGACCGTGTCGGTCGAAACCGCACGCCGCGCGGCCGCGCTGCTCGCCGTGCACGACATCGGTTTCCTCGATGCGCCGGTGTCCGGCGGCGTCGAAGGCGCGCGCAACGGCAAGCTGTCGATCATGGTCGGCGGCGACGAAGCCCAGCTTGAGCGCGTGCGCGACGTGATCGACGCCTATGCCGCACGCATCACCCACATGGGCGCGACTGGTGCCGGTCAGGCGACCAAGGCCATCAACCAGATCCTGGTCGCCGGCATCAACGAGGCGGTCTGCGAAGGCCTGGCGCTCGGCGAGAAGCTCGGCCTGGACCCGGAGCGCCTGTTGCCGACCTTGATGGCCGGCGCGGCGAGCAACTGGTTCCTCGACAAGCGCGGAGCGACCATGCTGCGCGACGAGTTCGCGCCCGGCTTCAAGTGTCTGCACATGCTCAAGGATCTGCGCATCGTCCAGGGCATCGCCCGCGACAGCGGCATCCGTACCCAGACCATCGACCAGGCCGTAGCCGATTACGCCGAGCTGATCGAACGCGGTTACGGCGAGTCGGACACCTCGGCCCTGATCGCGCTCAAGCGCGTGCGGCCGGCGGTGGTGGTCGAAGAATCGGATGCGGCACCGGGGGCTGCAGCCAGCGTCGAGGCCTGAGCGCCAGTCCGGTTCCGGCGAACAACGAAAAACCCGCACGCTGCCAGCGTGCGGGTTTTTTGTCGTGTGGGGATGGGGTTTGCTGCCGTTGCGTCGCGGCCGGCGGTGCGTGGCCGCGGCTTGCGCCGCTCCTACCCCGGGAGCGCGTGGTGCGAGTGAGTGGAGATGCGGATCAGCGGGTGGCCGGCCGGCTGCGTCGTTGCGCGATGCGCTCGCCGAGGATGGCGCCGGCGAAAGCGGCGACGACGGTCAGGACGATGGCGAGGGCGTTGTAGCGCAGCGCGCCGGCCAGCGAACGCATCGGCAGCGGACTGTCGGGCAGGGCCATCGAAACGATCATCGACAGGGTCAGCACCCACATCGCCACCATCAGCAACAGGGCGATCCAGCGGAAATGCGCGTGCCGAGCGATCGCGCCACCGACGCCCATGGCGATCAAGGCCCCGAATACGTCGAGCAGCGGAATCGCGCCGGCGCCGGTCTCGATCGCCTGCCTCGCGTCCAACCCCAGGAACTTAATGAAAATGCCGAAAAACAACAGCACGCCTGCCGCACTCAGGCAGCCCAGAAGAATGCGCTTGTCCATCCGATCCCCAACGACTACGTAGCCGGCGCAGTCTACTTCGACGCTGCTGCGACTCAGGGTGACCGGCGTCGCGCTGTGACCGGGCGCGCTGCCGGAAGGTGGCGCTGCGCCGACGCGCGGTGACGCAGCGCGGCAGTTTTTGCCCGACGACTGGGCGACTCGGGTGCGGCGACTGCCGGACCGGGCGAATCTCGGGTCGCGGGATGCGGGCGGCGCTTGGAGGCGAGTGGGCGGTGGAAGGCGACGCAGTGTTGCGGGCCGTCAACGGCGCGAGTGCCGTTGACGGCCTTGCGCGCGGATCGCGGCCGATAAAAAGGCCGGGCTTGCGGCCCGGCCTTTTTCTTTTACGCCTGTCGCCGCCGCAGCGGCGGGGCTTACTGCACCTTGATCGCCATGCCGGGCAGGCCGCCATCGGCGAGCTTGCGTTTGGCGTCGGCCAGGTCGCTGGCCGTGCCGTAGGGGCCCATGCGCACGCGGTACACGGTCTTGCCGCTGATCTGCGCCGACTCGACGCGCGCGCCGAGGCCGAGCATCGCGATCTTGGCCTTCATTTCCTCGGCCTGTCCCGATGCCTGGAACGCGCCGGCCTGGAGCAGATAGCGGGTGTTGTCGCTGGCCGCGGCGGCTGGCTTGGCGACGTTGCCCTGGGTGGCGGCGACGGCCGGCGGCTTCGGCGTGACCGAGGTGGCCGGCGGCGGGGTCGCGCTGGCGACCTGGACCGGCGGTGCTGCGGTGCGGGCCGGCTCGACGGCGATGGTATCGACCGGCTTGGGCAGGCTGACCGTCGTCGCGGCGGTGCTCG is a window of Lysobacter antibioticus DNA encoding:
- a CDS encoding YciI family protein — translated: MNRYLVMAMRLPQFDTDQIGPHRDFLDELRGQGRLELAGGFGDKSGGAYVLRASDLDEARVMAFRDPLHLSGSSRIDVYEWQA
- a CDS encoding NAD(P)-dependent oxidoreductase produces the protein MKVGVIGLGAMGAPMARYVHSKGVLTAVGNRTQAKADAMASELDVRAARSAANFADCDLVVLCVSLDADVLENVAALAEVLKPGAIVVDHSTVSVETARRAAALLAVHDIGFLDAPVSGGVEGARNGKLSIMVGGDEAQLERVRDVIDAYAARITHMGATGAGQATKAINQILVAGINEAVCEGLALGEKLGLDPERLLPTLMAGAASNWFLDKRGATMLRDEFAPGFKCLHMLKDLRIVQGIARDSGIRTQTIDQAVADYAELIERGYGESDTSALIALKRVRPAVVVEESDAAPGAAASVEA